Proteins co-encoded in one Carassius gibelio isolate Cgi1373 ecotype wild population from Czech Republic chromosome A15, carGib1.2-hapl.c, whole genome shotgun sequence genomic window:
- the LOC128029321 gene encoding uncharacterized protein LOC128029321 yields the protein MYISHFWIFFGALVSSNALDQLNTRCIDVTVNASLKSEVFLPCHFNINHYNGTLTVNWSHSSATDRLVTIKTDGKIIFHNPSEGRVNVFPLLSKHGNFSIFIHDLQSSDIGTYFCELNSECWRVTIIKRFSESNPWFYFAAGAGLFILLFIAFSLLSKFCGKCVNTSSNSNPVNGVQHEGANSPEETQNTESSEHRNKNRRGVMRGPTTVYENDIHAPNQSSAVQLGQHPQRAFRAIPDPTKSHALDAKPYYVNQAELSIPVNEGKKRKKQKYYQFNNPI from the exons ATGTACATTtcacatttttggatattttttggTGCTTTGGTGTCTTCAAATG CTCTGGACCAGTTGAATACAAGATGTATAGATGTCACCGTCAATGCCTCTCTGAAATCTGAAGTCTTTCTCCCATGTCACTTCAATATAAACCATTACAATGGAACACTGACAGTGAATTGGAGCCACTCTTCCGCTACTGACCGTCTTGTAACGATCAAGACTGATGGCAAAATCATCTTCCATAATCCTAGTGAAGGACGAGTGAATGTTTTTCCCCTTCTGTCTAAACATGGAAACTTCTCCATCTTCATCCATGACCTGCAGTCTTCAGACATTGGCACCTActtctgtgagctgaacagtgaATGCTGGAGGGTGACGATCATTAAAC GATTCAGTGAGTCAAACCCCTGGTTCTACTTTGCAGCTGGAGCTGGATTATTTATTCTCCTTTTTATTGCATTCAGCCTGTTGTCAAAGTTCTGTG GAAAGTGTGTAAATACATCATCCAATTCGAATCCAGTTAATGGAGTACAGCATGAAG GTGCTAATTCCCCCGAAGAAACACAGAATACAGAAAGCAGTGAGCATAGAAACAAAAACAGGAGAG GTGTGATGAGGGGCCCTACAACTGTTTATG AAAATGACATACACGCTCCAAATCAAAGTTCTGCTGTGCAGCTGGGGCAACATCCTCAGAGAG ccTTCAGAGCCATTCCCGACCCAACAAAAAGTCATGCTTTGGATGCAAAACCATACTACG tcaaCCAGGCAGAGCTCTCCATTCCAGTAAATGAAGGCAAAAAAcggaaaaaacaaaaat ATTATCAGTTTAATAATCCAATATAA
- the dhx40 gene encoding probable ATP-dependent RNA helicase DHX40 isoform X1 produces MSKSEKSRETEHSSESRKLPIYLHKDKLIQAVKENTFLIVTGETGCGKTTQLPQYLFKAGLCRNGRIGVTQPRRVAAITVAQRVSHEMGVRLGEEVGYQVRFDDCSTKDTMIKYMTDGCMLREILADPSLSQYSIVILDEAHERSLNTDVLLGLLKKTLSKRSCGSNPPFKVVVMSATLETEKLSSFYENCPVFTIPGRTYPVKEKFCNLIGPKDKDSSVYVKEVVKVALDVHTNEAAGDILVFLTGQSEIEKACDLLFDKAEILDYRYDVHDQTVEGLLILPLYGSMPTDQQRQIFQPPPKGVRKCVVATNIAATSLTIDGIRYIVDSGFVKQLNHNSNVGLDILEVVPISKCEAQQRAGRAGRTAAGKCFRIYSKDFWDTCMPEYTIPEIQRTSLTSVILTLKCLGIHDVIRFPYLDSPEERFILTALKQLYQYDAIDRRGDVTRLGRLMVEFPLPPNLTRALLKAAALGCEDIMLPAAAMLSVENIFIRPGKPEGQKEAEIRHKEIAACAGSSNDFLMLLCVFEKCRASDNPSAWCKEHWIHWRAVKSAFSVETQLREILLRLKQQNDFPHETFEGSRSELLRQCLCLGYFTNVARRSIGKSFCTMDGHGSSVLIHPSSCLFGQELHLDWIIFHDVLVTSRVYVRTVCPIRYEWVQDLLPKLHEIDVYELSSVAREEVTDEEMAQWEKKEAAKRQAEATEDAAKKLEKRNDESSITEARARYLERKQHRLQRKGT; encoded by the exons ATGTCAAAATCAGAGAAGAGCAGAGAAACAGAGCACAGTAGTGAATCAAGAAAGCTGCCTATTTATCTGCACAAAGACAAACTCATTCAGGCAGTGAAGGAAAACACCTTCTTGATCGTAACGGGTGAAACTGGCTGCGGAAAGACCACTCAGCTGCCTCAGTACTTGTTTAAAGCAG GTCTTTGCAGGAATGGTAGGATCGGTGTGACTCAGCCCAGGAGGGTTGCAGCCATCACTGTTGCCCAGAGGGTGTCCCATGAGATGGGGGTCCGGCTGGGTGAGGAGGTGGGGTACCAAGTGCGTTTCGATGACTGCTCAACAAAG GACACTATGATTAAATACATGACAGATGGCTGTATGCTGAGGGAGATTCTCGCAGACCCCAGTTTATCACAGTACAGCATTGTGATCCTGGATGAAGCCCATGAGAGGAGCCTGAATACA GATGTCTTGCTTGGGTTACTCAAGAAAACTCTGTCAAAAAGGTCATGTGGTAGTAACCCCCCCTTCAAAGTGGTTGTGATGTCAGCAACATTAGAAACGGAAAAGCTCAGCTCTTTTTATGAGAACTGTCCAGTATTCACGATTCCTGGGCGTACATATCCAGTCAAGGAGAAATTCTGTAATCTTATTGGCCCAAAAGACAAAGATAGTTCGGTCTATGTCAAAGAG GTGGTAAAGGTGGCTTTAGATGTGCACACAAATGAAGCAGCCGGTGATATTTTGGTCTTCCTGACAG GGCAGTCTGAAATCGAGAAAGCCTGTGATCTGCTCTTTGATAAGGCTGAGATCTTAGACTACCGTTATGATGTCCATGACCAAACTGTTGAAGGGCTTCTTATCCTGCCTTTATATGGGTCCATGCCAACAG atcagCAAAGGCAAATATTCCAGCCTCCACCGAAAGGGGTGAGAAAGTGTGTGGTAGCGACGAATATTGCTGCAACTTCACTCACAATTGATGGAATCAG ATACATCGTTGACAGTGGATTTGTGAAACAACTGAATCACAACTCAAATGTTGGTTTGGATATTTTGGAAGTGGTACCTATATCAAA GTGCGAGGCACAGCAGAGAGCAGGCAGGGCTGGACGAACCGCTGCAGGAAAATGCTTCAGGATTTACAGTAAAGACTTCTGGGACACATGCATGCCCGAGTACACCATTCCAGAGATCCAGCGGACCAGTCTAACGTCTGTCATTCTCACGCTGAAATGTCTCGGTATCCATGATGTGATTAG ATTTCCTTACCTGGACAGTCCAGAGGAACGGTTTATCCTGACCGCTCTGAAACAGCTGTATCAGTATGATGCTATTGACAG GAGGGGTGACGTGACCAGGTTGGGGAGGTTGATGGTGGAGTTTCCTCTTCCTCCTAATCTTACTCGTGCTTTGCTCAAAGCAGCCGCTCTCGGCTGTGAAGACATCATGCTGCCTGCGGCCGCCATGCTCTCAGTGGAGAACATCTTCATTCGACCAG GTAAACCAGAAGGACAAAAGGAAGCAGAGATCAGACATAAAGAAATAGCAGCTTGTGCTGGCAGCTCCAATGATTTCCTCATGCTGCTCTGTGTGTTTGAGAAGTGCAGAGCGAG TGACAATCCATCGGCCTGGTGCAAAGAGCACTGGATCCACTGGCGAGCAGTGAAGTCAGCCTTCAGCGTTGAGACTCAACTGAGAGAGATTCTCCTACGCCTAAAGCAG CAGAACGACTTTCCACATGAGACGTTTGAAGGCAGCCGGAGTGAACTGCTGCGGCAGTGCCTTTGCCTGGGTTATTTCACCAATGTAGCCAGGAG ATCTATTGGGAAATCTTTTTGCACCATGGATGGACATGGGTCCAGCGTTCTCATTCACCCCTCATCATGT CTCTTTGGTCAAGAATTGCATCTGGATTGGATCATCTTCCATGACGTGTTGGTCACCTCACGGGTGTACGTGAGAACAGTTTGTCCCATCCGTTACGAGTGGGTGCAGGACCTGTTGCCGAAGCTGCATGAAATCGACGTCTATGAGCTGAGTAGTGTCGCTAGGGAAGAAGTAACCGATGAAGAGATGGCCCAGTGGGAGAAGAAAGAGGCAGCAAAAAGACAAGCAG AAGCCACAGAGGATGCAGCAAAGAAATTGGAAAAGAGAAACGATGAAAGCTCAATAACAGAGGCTCGAGCTCGCTACTTGGAGCGAAAACAGCATCGGCTACAAAGAAAGGGCACATGA
- the dhx40 gene encoding probable ATP-dependent RNA helicase DHX40 isoform X2 — protein MSKSEKSRETEHSSESRKLPIYLHKDKLIQAVKENTFLIVTGETGCGKTTQLPQYLFKAGLCRNGRIGVTQPRRVAAITVAQRVSHEMGVRLGEEVGYQVRFDDCSTKDTMIKYMTDGCMLREILADPSLSQYSIVILDEAHERSLNTDVLLGLLKKTLSKRSCGSNPPFKVVVMSATLETEKLSSFYENCPVFTIPGRTYPVKEKFCNLIGPKDKDSSVYVKEVVKVALDVHTNEAAGDILVFLTGQSEIEKACDLLFDKAEILDYRYDVHDQTVEGLLILPLYGSMPTDQQRQIFQPPPKGVRKCVVATNIAATSLTIDGIRYIVDSGFVKQLNHNSNVGLDILEVVPISKCEAQQRAGRAGRTAAGKCFRIYSKDFWDTCMPEYTIPEIQRTSLTSVILTLKCLGIHDVIRFPYLDSPEERFILTALKQLYQYDAIDRRGDVTRLGRLMVEFPLPPNLTRALLKAAALGCEDIMLPAAAMLSVENIFIRPGKPEGQKEAEIRHKEIAACAGSSNDFLMLLCVFEKCRASDNPSAWCKEHWIHWRAVKSAFSVETQLREILLRLKQNDFPHETFEGSRSELLRQCLCLGYFTNVARRSIGKSFCTMDGHGSSVLIHPSSCLFGQELHLDWIIFHDVLVTSRVYVRTVCPIRYEWVQDLLPKLHEIDVYELSSVAREEVTDEEMAQWEKKEAAKRQAEATEDAAKKLEKRNDESSITEARARYLERKQHRLQRKGT, from the exons ATGTCAAAATCAGAGAAGAGCAGAGAAACAGAGCACAGTAGTGAATCAAGAAAGCTGCCTATTTATCTGCACAAAGACAAACTCATTCAGGCAGTGAAGGAAAACACCTTCTTGATCGTAACGGGTGAAACTGGCTGCGGAAAGACCACTCAGCTGCCTCAGTACTTGTTTAAAGCAG GTCTTTGCAGGAATGGTAGGATCGGTGTGACTCAGCCCAGGAGGGTTGCAGCCATCACTGTTGCCCAGAGGGTGTCCCATGAGATGGGGGTCCGGCTGGGTGAGGAGGTGGGGTACCAAGTGCGTTTCGATGACTGCTCAACAAAG GACACTATGATTAAATACATGACAGATGGCTGTATGCTGAGGGAGATTCTCGCAGACCCCAGTTTATCACAGTACAGCATTGTGATCCTGGATGAAGCCCATGAGAGGAGCCTGAATACA GATGTCTTGCTTGGGTTACTCAAGAAAACTCTGTCAAAAAGGTCATGTGGTAGTAACCCCCCCTTCAAAGTGGTTGTGATGTCAGCAACATTAGAAACGGAAAAGCTCAGCTCTTTTTATGAGAACTGTCCAGTATTCACGATTCCTGGGCGTACATATCCAGTCAAGGAGAAATTCTGTAATCTTATTGGCCCAAAAGACAAAGATAGTTCGGTCTATGTCAAAGAG GTGGTAAAGGTGGCTTTAGATGTGCACACAAATGAAGCAGCCGGTGATATTTTGGTCTTCCTGACAG GGCAGTCTGAAATCGAGAAAGCCTGTGATCTGCTCTTTGATAAGGCTGAGATCTTAGACTACCGTTATGATGTCCATGACCAAACTGTTGAAGGGCTTCTTATCCTGCCTTTATATGGGTCCATGCCAACAG atcagCAAAGGCAAATATTCCAGCCTCCACCGAAAGGGGTGAGAAAGTGTGTGGTAGCGACGAATATTGCTGCAACTTCACTCACAATTGATGGAATCAG ATACATCGTTGACAGTGGATTTGTGAAACAACTGAATCACAACTCAAATGTTGGTTTGGATATTTTGGAAGTGGTACCTATATCAAA GTGCGAGGCACAGCAGAGAGCAGGCAGGGCTGGACGAACCGCTGCAGGAAAATGCTTCAGGATTTACAGTAAAGACTTCTGGGACACATGCATGCCCGAGTACACCATTCCAGAGATCCAGCGGACCAGTCTAACGTCTGTCATTCTCACGCTGAAATGTCTCGGTATCCATGATGTGATTAG ATTTCCTTACCTGGACAGTCCAGAGGAACGGTTTATCCTGACCGCTCTGAAACAGCTGTATCAGTATGATGCTATTGACAG GAGGGGTGACGTGACCAGGTTGGGGAGGTTGATGGTGGAGTTTCCTCTTCCTCCTAATCTTACTCGTGCTTTGCTCAAAGCAGCCGCTCTCGGCTGTGAAGACATCATGCTGCCTGCGGCCGCCATGCTCTCAGTGGAGAACATCTTCATTCGACCAG GTAAACCAGAAGGACAAAAGGAAGCAGAGATCAGACATAAAGAAATAGCAGCTTGTGCTGGCAGCTCCAATGATTTCCTCATGCTGCTCTGTGTGTTTGAGAAGTGCAGAGCGAG TGACAATCCATCGGCCTGGTGCAAAGAGCACTGGATCCACTGGCGAGCAGTGAAGTCAGCCTTCAGCGTTGAGACTCAACTGAGAGAGATTCTCCTACGCCTAAAGCAG AACGACTTTCCACATGAGACGTTTGAAGGCAGCCGGAGTGAACTGCTGCGGCAGTGCCTTTGCCTGGGTTATTTCACCAATGTAGCCAGGAG ATCTATTGGGAAATCTTTTTGCACCATGGATGGACATGGGTCCAGCGTTCTCATTCACCCCTCATCATGT CTCTTTGGTCAAGAATTGCATCTGGATTGGATCATCTTCCATGACGTGTTGGTCACCTCACGGGTGTACGTGAGAACAGTTTGTCCCATCCGTTACGAGTGGGTGCAGGACCTGTTGCCGAAGCTGCATGAAATCGACGTCTATGAGCTGAGTAGTGTCGCTAGGGAAGAAGTAACCGATGAAGAGATGGCCCAGTGGGAGAAGAAAGAGGCAGCAAAAAGACAAGCAG AAGCCACAGAGGATGCAGCAAAGAAATTGGAAAAGAGAAACGATGAAAGCTCAATAACAGAGGCTCGAGCTCGCTACTTGGAGCGAAAACAGCATCGGCTACAAAGAAAGGGCACATGA